The Bradysia coprophila strain Holo2 chromosome II, BU_Bcop_v1, whole genome shotgun sequence genome has a segment encoding these proteins:
- the LOC119072191 gene encoding uncharacterized protein LOC119072191: MSTLLFYLTIGVCVASIAAIECDVKSYHPAVPYGYPQQIFWDNRTNSIFFADASAPKGSDSLHRFDWDSKTLYSAKLTDSVETVSFILPVQSSPSILIAGQGQSILRVQWDGVSREAKIIDVITTFSPGENNAIDRGATSPDGTVFMSVIPSTYCKKNVDGYPESSIVYLDLGSRSARIKSALKPGTYSNGIYFDAKTDICYVSNDCTATVTATKWNRKSNTLENIKPSYKFDPATARTDYPAGLTVDQCSNFYVGDFNSGLVYHVNSKTSELIRKYKVPGTHVTSVGFVGPNLDYLCVVTGREYHDSYGGSKSSSLNPGDGNLHLIPISPECCNNGCKGHPGVPVCGL, translated from the exons ATGTCAACCCTTTTATTTTATCTTACAATTGGCGTCTGTGTT GCATCAATTGCAGCAATTGAGTGCGACGTAAAGTCATACCATCCAGCTGTACCATACGGATATCCTCAACAGATTTTTTGGGATAATCGAACCAACTCTATCTTTTTCGCTGATGCAAGCG cTCCAAAAGGTTCCGATTCTTTACATCGTTTTGATTGGGACAGTAAGACGTTATACAGCGCAAAACTTACCGATTCTGTGGAAACAGTATCATTCATTCTACCAGTTCAATCGTCGCCCAGCATATTAATTGCTGGTCAAGGTCAATCGATTCTTCGTGTACAATGGGACGGAGTTTCTCGAGAGGCTAAAATTATCGATGTCATTACAACTTTCAGCCCAGGTGAAAATAATGCTATTGACAGAGGAGCTACCTCGCCAGATGGAACTGTATTTATGTCCGTTATACCATCAACATATTGCAAAAAGAACGTTGACGGTTATCCTGAATCTTCCATTGTGTATCTGGATCTCGGATCTCGATCTGCAAGAATCAAAAGTGCTTTGAAGCCAGGAACTTACTCAAATGGAATTTATTTCGATGCCAAGACGGATATATGCTATGTTTCCAATGATTGCACTGCTACTGTAACTGCAACCAAATGGAACCGCAAAAGCAATACGTTAG aaaatataaaaccGAGCTATAAGTTCGATCCTGCAACGGCCAGAACAGATTATCCTGCAGGGCTTACCGTCGATCAATGCTCCAACTTCTACGTTGGTGACTTCAATTCCGGTCTCGTTTATCACGTTAATTCGAA AACTAGCGAACTTATAAGGAAATATAAAGTTCCTGGAACGCATGTAACCTCAGTAGGATTCGTTGGACCGAACCTGGATTACTTGTGTGTAGTTACTGGTAGAGAATACCACGATTCTTATGGTGGTTCGAAATCATCTTCACTAAATCCTGGCGATGGAAACCTTCACTTGATTCCAATTTCTCCAGAATGTTGTAACAACGGTTGTAAGGGACACCCTGGTGTACCAGTTTGCGGCCTTTAA